TATACCACTTAGAAATCACGGCAAATAATATTTTTGACCGTATATGGGCAACTAAGCATCTTCGGTAGCCAACTTTAGTGATGACAACATATTTTGATAGGATAGTTGTATGGATTTGCCAGGACAGTTGCTTGGTTTTGTTATTGAAATTGTTTGTTTTTTGTTAAGATGGTTGCTTGGTTTGTTAGGTCAGTTGCTTGGTTTGCTTAGACATTATGCATTGTGTGTTCTGATAATGTAGTTGCATGGATTTGCCAGGACAGTTGCTTGGTTTTGTTAGGATAGTTGCTTAGTTTTGTTAGGACAGTTGCTTGATTTATTAGGACAATTGATTGGTTTTGTTATGACAGTTGCTTGGTTTACTAGGACAGTTGCTTGGTTTACTAGGACAGATGCTTGGTTTGTTAGGTCCGTTGCTTGGTTTTTACACAAACCAAGATGATAGGAAGTCATATTAGACAAATAAGAAGAGTTGGTTACTGATAACACTAAAGTTGCCTATATACCACACAGAGTTGcttaaaaaaaagttcatcgaaacctatccatatgggatctagttttgaagaactcGTCGCAAGAAACCCAATGATGAAAACGGATCTGAATTTCGATACTCGAATCAACAGTTATGgctttttaaattttttgaaacTCAAATTAATGCATGCGAACTGACGTGGCAGAGCATCTTCCTAATCACGCGGGGGACAGCAGAGTGAGGGACCGGTTCTTCCCTTTTCCAGCGGTCGGACAGCACGCGCAGTGGTCCCTTCCATATTAGAAAGGTGCGCTCGGCTAGACTGCTGGGCGCGTGTGCGCCCGCTAGCCACGTCCCATAAATAAACACGCGAGACCTTTACCTTTGCGTCCCATGCTTTCCAGTGCTCTGATTAAGAAATGATTAGGAATGTTGGAACGTTAAAAGCAGCCAAATGTTTGGCATGCCTAGCCCCACGGAATCGCGGTTTTGCTTATTGGAGCAAAGTGGCAGGGCCTGTTTGTTGCTGTGTAGTCAATTGCAAGTTGAGCACAGTGCATGTGTAGGTGCTGAAAAGAAAGGCATATGGTTTCAAGGGTTTGAGTGGGAAGAGTAGGAGATCGCCCCCAACTTGCTCATGTCTCCAGTGCTGCCCTTAACCCACATTCTTGCTATATTGAGTCGTGACTGCCAGCTTTCATTTATCCTGGTTGTGCCGTGTATCCAAGATCGATTGAGATTCTCCAGTGTCAGTAAAGTTGCATGTATTGGTGATGGTGCCTCCTGCATTGAGCTGGTCTGCGCGTAGCATGAGGGAGGTCATGTATGCTTGCCAGCTTGTTTTCGACGTAGCTTGTATCTGCATCGTCTCCAGTAGTGTACTACCCACGTATTGTTGTTCCAGGAAAGATAGAATCGTGTGTGTTTGCCACGACTTTATATCGTCACTGGAATGGTCTCATCGCACAAGGCAGTAGTAGTAGGTCGTTTCAAATCAGAGTTGACTTGCGTCTTAAGGACGCCAGACGTACAGAGCAATAGCACTAGTAGCTGTACTCCTACATACTGGCGCACACATATATAGAGTAGCTGATCTCCATGCCGGTTACACCACCCAACGAAGAGTAGCCAGTAGACCCACAGCGCAGGCACGAGTCCACGACAGTTGGTGATGTATCACTGGAGCACATCGTCTTCTCCTTGTTATAGCAacagcggcagcggcagcggcagcaATGGTCCCTTGCTCCCCTCCATGGCGTCCAGCAGCTACGGTGATCTGCTGCTCCTacaagagcagcagcagcagcatcactACTACTCCCAGTCGATGCAGCGTGTGATGAGCGCCGGAGACCTCCAAGCTCTTGCGGTGCCGCCGGGGACGGGGCCGGCTCCGGTGGGGCGGTACAGCGCGGAGGAGCGGCGGGAGCGCATCGAGAAGTACCGCACCAAGCGCAACCAACGCAACTTCCAGAAGAAGATCACGGTACGTTGATCTTTGCCAGTCTCGTCGTCTGGTCGGTAGCTACAATGCATGCCACGTTAAGTGCGTGTATACTCGTCGTCGCGTCAACTCTGTGTGTTGTGTTTTGGTTTTTAGTACGCTTGCCGGAAGACGCTGGCGGACAGCCGGCCGAGGGTGAAGGGCCGCTTCGCGCGCAACGTCGACGACGACGCAGCAGCAGATCAGCCGGAGGATCCGACGACGACCATGACGACGGCGGCTGTGTCTCTGGTCAACGACGCCAGCAGCAGCATGCCGCCGGAGTGGTGGCCGGCAATGCAGGGCGCGCTGGCCGTGGAGGACGACGAGCTCATCGCCTCCTACCTCGCCGTCTCCTCCATCAACCTCTACTAGTAGCTAGCTAGCTCCTTAATTACTCCTCGCATATTAGTTACGTACTATACTTACTGCTTAATTTATCGCCTACCTTCTCTGTCAACAAAGCTGGCTATATGTACTGGAACCGCCACTACTATTCTTCACGTGTTTATGTTAATATCAAAACGACCAACTAAGAAGATTTCCTTTAACA
This genomic window from Aegilops tauschii subsp. strangulata cultivar AL8/78 chromosome 4, Aet v6.0, whole genome shotgun sequence contains:
- the LOC109757800 gene encoding uncharacterized protein, whose protein sequence is MYHWSTSSSPCYSNSGSGSGSNGPLLPSMASSSYGDLLLLQEQQQQHHYYSQSMQRVMSAGDLQALAVPPGTGPAPVGRYSAEERRERIEKYRTKRNQRNFQKKITYACRKTLADSRPRVKGRFARNVDDDAAADQPEDPTTTMTTAAVSLVNDASSSMPPEWWPAMQGALAVEDDELIASYLAVSSINLY